A genomic segment from Poecilia reticulata strain Guanapo linkage group LG3, Guppy_female_1.0+MT, whole genome shotgun sequence encodes:
- the LOC103462386 gene encoding trace amine-associated receptor 13c: MTELLPNTSIPVGTAALLVTSDCPFNLTAAAQTGHGSGQSLPPLCTFCCCGMLNRTLAVAFMVSLAFAIVVGNVVTLTVFVQTRQSRTPQGYLKVSLAIADMMVGVIVVPFSVFTEISLMVTSAPPLWYQGGTSASFSDMGSPWQPCMLIGPVFAGCTFVSISTIFLMTLERSVAILWPLHKDALVTRRRTLLLILLSWAASFLLALAPLIFSSNFTLEYNECSRMCNYAPLLFGGRLPPDANILLLFPAFDFTLLGGTLAVNIVSFTSIRRYTQKRKLLSEGSLSDGGGGGCSHRPSFSDIKAAKTIGILTFAFTASFSPIAVFVLGNVVGYTWCNFSFLAFWILTGNSCCNVIIYSVRDHRFRKGVTLLFQREQSPPHGEKT; encoded by the exons ATGACTGAGCTGCTTCCCAACACCAGCATTCCCGTGGGCACCGCAGCTCTCCTGGTGACCTCTGACTGTCCGTTTAACCTCACTGCGGCTGCGCAGACGGGACATGGCTCGGGCCAGTCACTTCCACCCCTCTGCACCTTCTGCTGCTGTGGGATGCTCAACCGCACCCTTGCGGTGGCGTTCATGGTCAGCCTGGCGTTTGCTATTGTGGTTGGAAATGTGGTTACTCTGACAGTCTTTGTGCAAACTAGGCAGTCGAGAACACCACAAGGGTACTTGAAAg TGTCCCTGGCCATAGCAGACATGATGGTGGGTGTTATCGTGGTTCCTTTCTCTGTTTTCACTGAAATCTCTCTGATGGTGACCAGCGCTCCTCCCTTGTGGTACCAGGGTGGTACATCGGCATCCTTCAGCGACATGGGGAGCCCCTGGCAGCCCTGCATGCTCATTGGTCCCGTGTTTGCGGGATGCACCTTTGTCTCCATCAGCACCATCTTCCTGATGACCCTGGAGCGCAGCGTGGCCATCCTGTGGCCGCTCCACAAAGACGCGCTGGTGACCAGAAGACGAACGCTGCTCCTCATCCTGCTGTCCTGGGCAGCCAGCTTCCTGCTGGCTCTCGCCCCTCTCATCTTCAGCAGCAACTTCACTTTGGAGTACAATGAGTGCAGTCGCATGTGCAACTACGCCCCACTGTTGTTTGGCGGCCGGCTCCCGCCTGACGCcaacattttgctgctgttcCCAGCATTCGACTTCACACTTCTGGGTGGCACATTAGCAGTTAATATTGTGTCCTTCACAAGCATCCGCCGATACACCCAAAAACGCAAACTGCTCTCAGAGGGGAGTCTGAgtgacggaggaggaggaggatgctCCCACAGACCATCATTCTCAGACATTAAGGCTGCAAAGACAATTGGCATACTGACATTTGCCTTCACAGCATCCTTCTCTCCAATCGCGGTGTTTGTGCTCGGAAATGTGGTGGGATACACGTGgtgcaacttttcttttctcgCCTTCTGGATTCTGACAGGAAACAGCTGCTGTAATGTCATCATCTACAGTGTGAGGGACCACCGCTTCAGGAAGGGGGTGACCCTGCTTTTTCAAAGAGAGCAGTCCCCTCCCCACGGTGAGAAGACCTGA